The genomic window GCCTTACTAGACCTAGCACTATGCTGGAGCCGCATGAGTTGTTTGTGCAGCAGGCCGTTGAACGCATGAGGCATGGTTTGGTGCGGCTGCTTGACGACGCTAGTTTGACTGTTGAAAAAGCGCATGCCAGTATTACGGCTCTTAGTCCGCAATCAACGCTTAATCGAGGTTACGCAGTTGTGCAAATTAGCGGTGGGAAAGTACTCGATGATTCTAGTCGTGTAAAAACTGGCGATGATATAACTGTTACTCTTAAAAGTGGATTGATTACAGCTAGCGTTACTTCTGTAGAAAAGTCGTAAAGTTGTAAAATCTAAAGCTGTAAAGTCGTAAAATCTAAAAGTCTTAAAAATAAAAACGCAAAAATTTTAAATAAAAAAATCTTAAATAAAAAATTAGAAAAGGATAATTATGAGCGACGAAACAAAAGACGCAGGTGCAAAAGTTGACGCTATTAGCACGCTTAGCAGTGAAGAGCGGGCTGCGATTAACGCAATGCCTTACGAAGAGGCGCGCGAAAAGCTTGTGCAAGCTGTTAAAGCACTTGAGGCTGGCGGTTTGACTTTGGATCAGTCTATGCATCAATGGGAGCTTGGAGAAGCGCTAGCAAAGCGTGCGCAGGGCTTGCTTGCATCGGTTCGCGCTAAGTTGGACGCGGCTCAAGCGGAGCAGTCTGCTACGGCTG from Gardnerella vaginalis ATCC 14018 = JCM 11026 includes these protein-coding regions:
- a CDS encoding exodeoxyribonuclease VII small subunit, which produces MSDETKDAGAKVDAISTLSSEERAAINAMPYEEAREKLVQAVKALEAGGLTLDQSMHQWELGEALAKRAQGLLASVRAKLDAAQAEQSATAATAGTQSNLES